The Punica granatum isolate Tunisia-2019 chromosome 4, ASM765513v2, whole genome shotgun sequence genome has a window encoding:
- the LOC116203852 gene encoding TMV resistance protein N-like, which translates to MSMNMLLLSTNRNAPVFSKFPHVDPKARPRSDNHKVSLKFRTSRTSRLLCSSVPKIVADGRSWNGNRKLNTTRLLDDPRLQSSSDFDQGQASSTNTGQPAEGGEYEVFLSFRGPARKGFVDCLYRNLIDAGIRTFRDREEVHEGENIGGKLIRAINCSKICIPILSKDYAESAWCLRELAQMVECSRSTRLEILPIFYDVEPAEVKLYKGSYAEALRQHGVRFDRKILEQWEDALKQVARIKGWELEKATNGHEGELIELVVRKVLVSLKAHHLNVTDQLVAIDDAVAKIMRMLNVGSDDVRIVGIYGMGGIGKTTLAKVVFNQLSEGFEYCSFLKDVRETSQNRGLEFLQNQLISDILKNKSPEITNVDEGINMIKERFSKKQVLILLDDVDKRAQLDALVGKRSWFGPGSRIIVTTRNKDVLNVPEVDWAYELTWMDPDQSLQLFSRHSFRREYPPDDYVDYSKKVVDITGGLPLALENIGSFLSGKSNEVWDSTLKKLKQVPREEVEKKLMISYEALDHWQKQIFLDIACLFIGYDKRIVVHMWDDTDFFPEEGIEVLMLMSMIKIGDDNKLWMHDQLRDLGRQIVRQENIMEPGKRSRLWNHEESLAMLIRKKGSEMVEALCLKFDSRSQYYFTREEFASLSNLRFLQTNGVNLAGNFEGLLSQLRWLCWHHCPSNFLPTNFYLRSLVILDLSWSKISEDWEGWYDMKTATNLKVLNLTGCTNLFRNPDFSAYMALERLILEGCKSLVAIDGSIGSLKHLVSLNIKECSSIQELPEKLGSSEALRELLVDGTSIREISISPGCLKKLEILSACDCKSLIQIHRSISHLESLSDLALDNAKIRHLPESIGMLGKLERLSLRGCRSLSKLPDTIGDLESLIELDLSSTGITELPDSIKNLKNLKVLTVEGSYIEQIPGSIGMLENLEEFHAKGCSLEGEIPTDIGNLLYLRILSLSDNRIRSLPKTISGLSHLQHLDLELCKELRVLPKLPDSLVSLRVSSQSMEAIPDLSNLINLKHLYLSDGSHLQGFPTNDPSMLVQDPSPWWIGALSRLETLQLSLSKITALPSDLSELSRLRKLVLSCVDLKCLLQLPSSLSTLYIGNCKSMTTLSNLSNLKNLTELELLHSAISEVEGLEGLESLQVFDAIYCKLRKLDGLEKLESLRRLILRNCEFLEQLPNLSNLRKLKEFKLRDCELLREIQGLDRLESLEELQISKCRFLEKLPDLSELKMLRSLEIENCDKICEIQGLDMLESLEELQISECRSLEKIPDLSGLKKLKVLKIESCEQISDIPGFAELESLENLKIIQCKSMEKLPDLSNFRRLKSLDIEDCEKIREIVGLGILRSIKGDKCF; encoded by the exons ATGTCAATGAACATGTTATTGCTGTCCACTAACCGGAATGCCCCAGTTTTCAGTAAGTTTCCCCATGTCGATCCGAAAGCGCGGCCTCGATCTGATAATCACAAGGTTTCGCTGAAGTTTCGAACCAGCAGAACTTCCAGGCTGTTGTGTTCATCTGTTCCGAAGATTGTAGCTGATGGAAGGAGCTGGAACGGGAACCGAAAACTGAACACGACTAGGCTGCTTGACGATCCGAGACTACAGAGCAGTAGCGACTTCGACCAGGGCCAAGCTTCCAGCACAAACACGGGCCAGCCTGCTGAGGGAGGAGAGTATGAGGTGTTCCTCAGTTTCAGGGGCCCTGCCCGGAAGGGCTTCGTGGACTGCCTTTACCGCAACCTAATTGATGCAGGAATTCGGACGTTCCGGGACCGGGAGGAAGTCCATGAGGGGGAGAACATCGGGGGGAAGCTGATTCGGGCCATCAACTGCTCGAAAATCTGTATCCCGATACTATCCAAGGACTATGCAGAGAGTGCATGGTGCCTCCGGGAGCTCGCTCAGATGGTGGAGTGCAGCAGATCGACCCGACTAGAGATCCTTCCTATCTTCTATGACGTGGAGCCGGCGGAGGTCAAGCTCTATAAGGGATCATATGCAGAGGCGCTGAGGCAGCACGGAGTACGGTTCGACCGAAAGATCCTGGAGCAGTGGGAGGACGCCCTGAAGCAGGTCGCGAGGATCAAGGGATGGGAGTTAGAGAAGGCCACCAACGG ACATGAAGGGGAACTTATCGAGTTGGTAGTCCGCAAGGTATTGGTCAGCCTGAAGGCGCATCACCTTAATGTGACTGACCAGTTAGTTGCGATTGATGATGCCGTGGCCAAGATCATGAGGATGCTGAATGTAGGTTCCGACGATGTGAGGATTGTCGGGATATATGGGATGGGCGGGATAGGCAAGACCACGCTTGCCAAGGTTGTCTTCAACCAGCTATCGGAGGGGTTCGAGTACTGTAGCTTCCTCAAGGATGTCCGTGAAACCTCCCAGAATAGGGGCCTCGAGTTCTTACAGAACCAACTGATCTCAGACATCCTCAAGAACAAGAGCCCTGAGATTACCAATGTCGATGAAGGGATCAACATGATCAAAGAGAGGTTCTCCAAGAAGCAAGTTCTCATCCTTCTTGATGATGTTGATAAGAGAGCTCAGCTCGATGCCCTTGTAGGGAAGCGGAGTTGGTTTGGTCCTGGAAGCAGGATCATCGTGACGACCCGGAACAAGGATGTCCTCAACGTTCCCGAGGTGGACTGGGCTTATGAACTCACTTGGATGGATCCTGACCAGTCTCTTCAGCTTTTCAGCAGGCACTCCTTCAGGAGAGAATACCCCCCGGATGACTACGTGGATTACTCCAAGAAGGTTGTGGACATCACCGGAGGTCTTCCCTTAGCCCTCGAGAACATAGGCTCATTCTTATCAGGGAAGAGCAATGAAGTGTGGGACAGCACGTTGAAGAAGCTCAAGCAAGTGCCTCGCGAGGAGGTTGAGAAGAAGCTGATGATAAGCTACGAGGCTCTGGATCACTGGCAGAAGCAGATTTTCCTTGATATAGCTTGTCTCTTCATTGGGTATGACAAGAGAATCGTGGTTCACATGTGGGATGACACGGACTTTTTCCCAGAGGAAGGCATCGAGGTCCTCATGCTGATGTCAATGATAAAGATCGGAGATGACAATAAGTTGTGGATGCATGATCAACTCAGAGACCTCGGCAGGCAAATAGTCCGTCAGGAGAATATCATGGAACCCGGAAAGCGGAGTAGGCTGTGGAATCATGAGGAATCTCTGGCCATGCTGATACGGAAGAAG GGTTCCGAAATGGTTGAAGCTCTGTGTCTCAAGTTCGACAGCAGATCTCAGTACTACTTCACTAGGGAAGAATTCGCGAGTCTCTCAAACTTGAGGTTTTTACAGACGAATGGTGTAAACTTAGCAGGAAATTTCGAAGGCCTTTTATCGCAGCTCAGGTGGCTGTGTTGGCACCATTGCCCGTCAAATTTCCTCCCGACCAATTTTTACCTGAGGAGTCTGGTCATTCTGGACCTGTCGTGGAGCAAGATCTCCGAAGATTGGGAGGGTTGGTACGACATGAAG ACTGCaacgaatttgaaagtttTGAACCTCACAGGGTGCACCAACTTATTCCGGAATCCCGACTTCTCAGCATACATGGCTCTGGAGAGGTTAATCCTTGAGGGATGCAAGAGTCTGGTGGCAATAGATGGATCGATCGGGAGTCTTAAGCACCTCGTGTCCCTCAACATAAAGGAATGCAGTTCTATCCAGGAGTTGCCCGAGAAACTTGGCTCCAGTGAAGCCCTGAGAGAGCTCCTCGTTGATGGGACTTCAATACGGGAAATCTCGATTTCACCAGGATGCCTGAAGAAGCTTGAAATTCTAAGCGCCTGCGACTGCAAGTCCCTCATCCAAATCCACAGATCAATAAGCCACCTCGAGTCCTTATCAGACCTTGCATTGGATAACGCTAAAATAAGGCACCTCCCTGAGTCGATCGGGATGCTTGGGAAACTCGAGAGGTTATCTCTAAGGGGCTGCCGGTCTTTAAGCAAGCTCCCAGACACGATCGGGGATTTGGAGTCCTTAATTGAGCTCGACCTCTCGAGCACAGGAATCACAGAATTGCCTGACTCAATCAAGAACCTGAAGAACTTGAAGGTGCTGACGGTGGAGGGTAGTTACATTGAACAGATTCCCGGGAGCATCGGGATGCTTGAGAATCTCGAGGAGTTTCACGCCAAAGGGTGTAGCTTGGAGGGGGAAATCCCAACCGATATCGGAAACCTCCTGTACTTGAGGATCTTAAGCTTATCAGATAACCGGATCCGTAGTCTGCCAAAGACCATCTCGGGCCTTTCTCACCTCCAACACCTTGATCTTGAGCTCTGCAAGGAGCTCCGAGTCCTCCCCAAGCTACCTGATAGCTTGGTCAGCCTCCGGGTCAGTTCCCAGTCGATGGAGGCGATTCCTGATCTCTCGAATCTGATCAACCTCAAGCATCTGTACCTATCCGATGGGTCCCATCTCCAGGGCTTCCCCACCAATGACCCTTCCATGCTTGTTCAGGATCCCAGCCCTTGGTGGATTGGGGCATTATCGAGGCTCGAGACTCTACAGCTCTCGCTATCGAAAATTACTGCTTTGCCATCTGATCTAAGCGAGCTCTCTCGGCTCAGGAAACTCGTCCTCTCCTGTGTAGACCTTAAGTGCCTCCTTCAGCTCCCCTCGAGTTTATCAACTCTCTACATTGGTAACTGCAAATCCATGACCACGCTCTCGAACCTCTCTAACCTTAAGAACCTAACGGAACTCGAGCTCCTCCACTCTGCAATCTCAGAGGTCGAGGGCCTGGAAGGCTTGGAATCTTTACAAGTCTTTGATGCAATCTACTGCAAGCTAAGGAAGCTCGACGGGCTAGAGAAGTTAGAGTCCTTGAGGAGATTGATCCTCCGGAACTGCGAGTTCCTTGAGCAGTTACCGAACCTCTCAAACCTGAGGAAACTGAAGGAGTTCAAGCTCCGGGACTGCGAGTTGCTTCGGGAGATTCAGGGGTTGGACAGGTTGGAATCCCTGGAAGAGCTGCAGATTTCCAAATGCAGGTTCCTCGAGAAACTGCCTGATCTCTCGGAACTGAAAATGCTGAGAAGTTTGGAGATCGAGAATTGCGACAAGATATGCGAGATCCAAGGGCTCGACATGTTGGAATCACTTGAAGAGCTGCAGATTTCCGAGTGCAGGTCATTGGAGAAGATCCCGGACCTCTCAGGCCTGAAGAAGTTGAAGGTTCTAAAGATCGAAAGCTGTGAGCAGATCAGTGATATCCCAGGGTTCGCTGAGCTGGAGTCATTGGAAAATCTGAAGATCATCCAGTGCAAGTCCATGGAGAAGCTGCCTGATCTTTCCAACTTCAGGAGGCTGAAATCGCTGGACATTGAAGACTGCGAGAAGATACGCGAGATTGTCGGTCTTGGGATTCTGAGATCGATTAAGGGCGATAAATGCTTCTAA